The following is a genomic window from bacterium.
GGATTGCAGTTTGGCAATTGCATCTCGATTATGTAAGTTGAAAAGTTATACCTTTCGGAGTGATACGAACGAATGAATTGGTTGTTCCACCGGCGACCTCAGAGCGATACCTTAGTTGGGAGCGGGATCAAAGATTCACAATGGCTCCTGCAATTGGGTGGAGTTATCCTTTTCTTGGTGTTAATCATCTCAGGCTATATCTATTTTGCTTATAACCGACCCGGAAACATCGAAGTATACAGCAATCCCTCAGGCGCGGAAATATTTATTGATCGTCAAACAACTGGACTTCGCACCCCAGCAATTGTAAAGAGTGTAAAACCAAAGTATTATATGGTCGAAGTGGTTCTCGACTCGCTGATTCCGGCACCGTACGCGCATGCGATCAACGTCGAATCTGGAAAAACGGTGTCGATTAGTTTTTTGCTTCGACGTCCATCTGAGGTGCCTGCACCAAAACCTACCGCGAATAATCCGAATACTCAACCCAATGTTGTGCAACCGACCCAACCCGATTATACCTCGGTTTTACGTGACACGTTCGGAATCACTCGCCGTGACCACAAACGATTCCCATCGGTCGGTGGAAGTGGACGTATCTACGTTACCAGTAATCTGCCTGGTGCAGAAATATACCTTGACGGCATGCGTACCGCACAAACAACAGATGCGTGGTTGTTGGCGCCAATTGGTACCCATCGGGTGCAAGTCCGAAAAGAAGGCTTTACAGTTGATCCGGCAGAGCAATCGGTGTTTTTGAGCGAAGCCTTTCAAGAACAACGCGCTCATTTTGTGTTAAACTCGATTAATACCGTTACATCGAAAACGGTTACAGTGATTACAAGACCAATCGAGGGATTGATTCGAGTCGATGGAAAAGAGGGTGGTCTCGGCAAATGGACGGGCGATTTAAAATTCGGGGCG
Proteins encoded in this region:
- a CDS encoding PEGA domain-containing protein, which produces MNWLFHRRPQSDTLVGSGIKDSQWLLQLGGVILFLVLIISGYIYFAYNRPGNIEVYSNPSGAEIFIDRQTTGLRTPAIVKSVKPKYYMVEVVLDSLIPAPYAHAINVESGKTVSISFLLRRPSEVPAPKPTANNPNTQPNVVQPTQPDYTSVLRDTFGITRRDHKRFPSVGGSGRIYVTSNLPGAEIYLDGMRTAQTTDAWLLAPIGTHRVQVRKEGFTVDPAEQSVFLSEAFQEQRAHFVLNSINTVTSKTVTVITRPIEGLIRVDGKEGGLGKWTGDLKFGAHLLEFASVTGYITPPPMKIVVTQTDPSQDILVNYRIGYAVELRIDQNGRPVGSNLMRWVTGIRHPDIGGFKVDADKGPKIVNVKQLNHFAWEFGMAFPNRNPVGGQFIQIEFDLPRRDPNDPPMFLWLQAMQSNRNYPLTFVNRTAAVIEVNNRVMKSEWAPSRTIDTTDPEGWERHVVADRLIEGKNTIRIYSSDNNLRYFYLSGVRIGPQPDMLNE